The Astyanax mexicanus isolate ESR-SI-001 chromosome 12, AstMex3_surface, whole genome shotgun sequence genome window below encodes:
- the LOC103041750 gene encoding alpha-2-macroglobulin-like protein 1 yields MVSVTSQAVGGTTETLCAHVYPERKLVSVVVRLHTDETSWDLLKRRVAVQEFYECVSFKVPDVNIETEASVDIQVSGKGIFLNKTTKILITPPVRLTIIQTDKPIYKPGQTVKIRIASLTSSFQTYDQQFPTIEIQDPNSNRIGQWLNQSTFSGILDLSYPLNSEAQHGFYIITVWNERNEQITQDFEINEYVLPTFEVIVQLPPVITILDTEATLKVCGNYTYGKPVNGSVIAVVCRKHYVWWWFGYDSKSNLDICKTYSMTTDKAGCGSAVLNLEEYALTATEYEDVINVEAQLEEAGTGVVLNGTGSTTITINMLNINFEETPASFRLGMPFNGKIKVTGPNSVPAKDEHVYLIVRYDDDKNVTWTLVTDANGTAPFSLNTALWGSKSVSLEAKSDKSVEQYGYMSVRKPTYFSAYLWVQPFYSESNCFLELQPSPRPFYCNKPAVVNARYIINSNVLTQCQKSMTFFYMVMSKGSMVQYGQLSAPMRKETVNKGTLTIQLEHVKNMAPFAQVVVYTILPNGEAMADSRDFAVDLCLTNQVSLIFPSPTELPGGQTSLILKAQPGSLCSVKAIDRSLLLLKPEKELDIDYVFNLLPVQKLSGYPYNIYDEEPNPCISRPPIRPPIIGIVPQPLPEVRPAPVAAALSPRLRTSFFPYYSSSTDVFSVFKNIGIKILTNAEVRKPVDCSGPIFLARPAVAAMDAPMEFGAPMLLARETAVAAPDVAVQSDQTIRTYFPETWIWDLVPVGKSGIMGVKKTVPDTITTWSARAFCMSAVGFGIAPKAELTTFQPFFVSLTLPYSIIRGEVLPLKATVFNYLSGCIMVKVTLAHSEQFTAQQCERCIYTRCLCADESWTFKWTVQASALGTLSFNVSAEALQTNVLCGSRSVTVPEKGRMDTVVQTLLVKAEGTKQTNTYNELLCMTGAAVEKTISLQLPTEYVQGSDTASVSVLGDLMGRALKNLQSLLAMPYGCGEQNMLLFAPNIFILLYLESSGQLTPEIRSKATTFLVSGYQRELTYKHDDGSYSAFGMSDPSGNTWLTAFVMKSFSSAMKYIFVDQQYVDKAKDWLGLQQQENGCFASVGQLFHSDMKGGVSDELTLTAYITAAMLELGTPVSDPVVEKSLTCLKSNFTQLNSTYSIALLSYAFTLAEDHQMRLESLNILDEQAIVTAGGRHWSRLNDGKTLDSLEVEMTSYVLLAILSGPQLQGFDLGYCASIVRWLAQQQNAFGGFASTQDTVVALQALAKYSAVTYSPAGTTVVTVTGPSGNTLTTFTVNQSNRLLVQESSLQQTSGNYSIRAEGNGCVLVQFTLNYNIPPPANYLSFNIFANISAKCSDLIPSAELSVTVRYNGNRVETNMVIIEVRLLSGFRLDEKSLFLSNDTSALNEGAIKRVDQKQDTVFIYLDGLTRGEFKTYHLVILQQTVVQKLKPAVIKVYDYYQTSDVAVADYTWPCN; encoded by the exons ATGGTGTCTGTCACGTCCCAGGCAGTGGGGGGAACTACAGAGACCCTGTGTGCTCATGTCTACCCCGAGAGAAAGCTAGTGTCAGTAGTGGTGAGACTGCACACAGACGAGACCAGCTGGGATCTCCTGAAGCGGAGAGTCGCAGTTCAGGAGTTCTATGAGTGTGTGTCCTTCAAG GTTCCAGATGTGAACATAGAGACAGAGGCTTCTGTGGACATTCAGGTCAGTGGAAAGGGAATATTTCTGAACAAGACCACAAAAATCCTCATAACACCTCCAGTTCGCCTGACCATCATTCAAACAGATAAACCAATCTACAAACCTGGACAAACAG TGAAAATCCGTATAGCCTCTCTGACATCCAGCTTTCAAACCTACGATCAGCAG TTTCCAACAATAGAGATCCAG GACCCTAATTCCAACCGTATTGGTCAATGGTTAAATCAGTCCACGTTCAGTGGTATCTTGGACCTGTCATATCCCTTGAACTCAGAGGCTCAACATGGATTCTACATTATCACTGTCTGGAACGAGAGAAATGAACAAATCACACAAGACTTTGAAATCAATGAATATG TGCTGCCAACGTTTGAGGTGATCGTCCAACTTCCTCCAGTCATAACCATTTTGGACACGGAGGCCACTCTGAAAGTCTGTGGAAA TTACACCTATGGGAAGCCAGTGAATGGGTCTGTGATAGCAGTCGTGTGCCGTAAACATTATGTGTGGTGGTGGTTTGGGTATGACAGCAAATCGAATTTAGACATCTGCAAAACGTATTCCATGACG ACTGATAAGGCGGGCTGCGGATCTGCCGTTTTAAATCTGGAAGAGTATGCACTGACTGCAACAGAGTATGAAGACGTTATTAACGTGGAAGCTCAACTGGAGGAAGCTGGCACTG GGGTGGTACTGAATGGGACTGGAAGCACAACTATCACAATTAATATGCTCAACATTAACTTTGAGGAGACACCGGCTTCCTTTAGGCTTGGGATGCCCTTCAATGGAAAG ATTAAAGTCACTGGACCAAACTCTGTTCCTGCAAAAGATGAACACGTGTATCtaatagtgaggtatgatgacgATAAAAATGTGACATGGACACTGGTCACAGATGCAAATGGTACCGCCCCCTTCTCTTTAAACACAGCTTTATGGGGATCAAAGTCAGTTTCTTTGGAG GCTAAAAGCGATAAGTCAGTGGAGcagtatgggtatatgagtgtacgCAAACCAACATACTTCAGTGCTTACCTCTGGGTCCAGCCCTTCTACTCCGAAAGCAATTGTTTCCTGGAGCTGCAGCCCTCTCCCAGGCCGTTCTACTGTAATAAACCTGCTGTGGTGAACGCTCGGTACATCATAAACAGCAATGTTTTAACCCAGTGCCAGAAGTCGATGACTTTCTTCTATATG GTGATGTCCAAAGGCAGTATGGTTCAGTACGGACAGCTTTCAGCACCCATGAGAAAGGAAACAG TAAACAAAGGAACACTGACGATTCAGCTGGAGCACGTGAAAAACATGGCTCCGTTTGCTCAGGTGGTCGTGTACACTATCCTTCCTAATGGGGAGGCCATGGCAGACAGCAGAGACTTTGCCGTTGATCTGTGCTTAACCAACCAG GTGTCTTTGATATTCCCTTCTCCTACGGAGCTCCCAGGAGGCCAGACTTCCTTGATTCTGAAAGCTCAGCCTGGGTCTCTTTGCTCTGTGAAGGCCATTGATCGAAGTTTGCTACTGCTGAAACCAGAGAAAGAGCTGGACATTGACTAT GTCTTCAACTTGCTGCCTGTTCAGAAGTTATCAGGATACCCATACAACATTTACGATGAGGAACCAAATCCTTGCATTTCAAGACCCCCTATAAGACCACCTATAATAGGGATAGTGCCTCAACCCCTTCCAGAAGTAAGACCTGCACCAGTGGCTGCTGCACTGAGTCCAAGACTTAGAACCTCTTTCTTTCCTTAttactccagcagcactgatgtgTTCAGCGTCTTTAAA AATATTGGGATCAAGATCTTAACCAATGCTGAAGTGAGGAAGCCTGTTGACTGCAGTGGACctatatttctggcccgcc caGCTGTAGCCGCTATGGATGCACCTATGGAGTTCGGTGCTCCCATGCTTCTGGCCAGAGAAACAGCTGTGGCAGCTCCTGACGTGGCAGTTCAATCAGATCAAACGATTCGTACATACTTCCCAGAGACCTGGATCTGGGATCTTGTTCCAGTTGG GAAATCGGGAATCATGGGGGTGAAGAAAACTGTTCCAGATACCATCACCACGTGGTCAGCCAGAGCATTTTGTATGTCTGCAGTAGGATTTGGAATTGCACCGAAGGCCGAGCTCACTACCTTCCAGCCCTTCTTTGTTAGCCTGACCCTGCCTTACTCTATCATCCGGGGGGAGGTGCTCCCACTTAAGGCCACCGTCTTCAACTACCTCAGCGGCTGCATTATG GTGAAGGTGACGCTGGCCCACTCAGAGCAGTTTACAGCACAGCAGTGTGAGAGATGCATTTACACACGCTGTCTATGTGCTGATGAGAGCTGGACCTTCAAATGGACAGTTCAGGCTTCTGCTCTAG GGACGTTGAGCTTTAATGTGAGTGCAGAAGCCCTGCAGACGAATGTGCTGTGTGGGAGTAGGTCGGTCACTGTGCCAGAGAAAGGACGCATGGACACTGTGGTGCAGACGCTGTTAGTGAAG GCAGAGGGAACTAAGCAGACCAACACTTACAACGAGCTGCTCTGCATGACAG GTGCCGCTGTTGAGAAGACCATCTCACTGCAGCTGCCCACTGAGTATGTGCAGGGTTCTGATACAGCATCAGTCTCAGTACTGG GAGATCTGATGGGCCGTGCGCTGAAGAACCTCCAGAGTCTGCTGGCCATGCCGTACGGCTGTGGAGAACAGAACATGCTGCTCTTCGCTCccaacatctttatccttctgtACCTGGAGAGCAGTGGTCAGCTCACACCTGAGATCAGAAGCAAAGCCACCACTTTCCTAGTGAGCG GCTACCAGAGAGAGCTGACCTACAAGCATGATGATGGATCTTACAGTGCTTTTGGAATGTCTGACCCATCAGGCAACACCTG GCTGACTGCGTTTGTGATGAAGTCTTTCAGTAGCgcaatgaaatacatttttgtagaTCAGCAGTACGTGGACAAGGCCAAGGACTGGCTGGGGCTGCAGCAGCAGGAAAACGGCTGCTTCGCCTCAGTGGGTCAGCTCTTCCACAGCGACATGAAG GGAGGCGTTTCTGATGAGCTGACTCTTACAGCATATATAACGGCTGCAATGTTGGAATTAGGCACTCCAGTTTCT GATCCTGTGGTGGAGAAGAGTCTCACATGCCTGAAAAGCAACTTTACTCAGCTCAACTCCACCTACAGCATTGCACTACTCTCCTACGCCTTCACTCTGGCTGAAGACCATCAAATGAGGCTTGAGAGCCTCAATATCTTGGACGAACAGGCCATAGTGACAG CCGGTGGGCGACACTGGAGTAGACTGAATGATGGGAAGACGCTGGACTCTCTGGAGGTGGAGATGACATCGTATGTACTTCTGGCTATACTCTCTGGACCCCAGCTGCAGGGGTTTGACCTGGGCTACTGTGCTAGCATCGTCCGCTGGCTGGCCCAGCAGCAGAATGCTTTTGGAGGCTTTGCATCTACACAG GACACTGTAGTAGCTCTTCAAGCTCTGGCAAAGTACAGCGCCGTCACCTATAGCCCTGCGGGCACCACTGTAGTCACTGTGACCGGACCCTCTGGCAATACGTTAACCACCTTTACAGTCAACCAAAGCAACAGACTGCTGGTGCAGGAGTCCAGCCTGCAGCAGACATCTGGAAACTACAGTATCAGGGCAGAAGGAAATGGCTGTGTGTTGGTGCAG ttcacTTTGAACTACAACATCCCTCCTCCAGCTAACTACTTGTCCTTTAATATCTTCGCCAATATATCTGCAAAATGCAGCGACCTGATCCCATCTGCGGAACTGTCTGTAACTGTCCG GTACAATGGGAATAGGGTAGAGACCAACATGGTGATCATTGAAGTCAGACTGCTGTCTGGGTTCAGGCTGGATGAGAAGTCCCTGTTCTTGTCTAATGATACTTCAGCG CTGAATGAAGGTGCTATCAAACGGGTGGATCAGAAGCAGGACACTGTCTTCATCTACCTGGATGGA ctGACTAGAGGGGAGTTTAAGACATACCATCTGGTCATCCTGCAGCAAACAGTCGTGCAGAAACTGAAACCAGCTGTCATAAAGGTGTATGACTACTACCAGACCA gtgacgTGGCGGTTGCTGATTACACCTGGCCTTGTAACTGA